Proteins encoded by one window of Antechinus flavipes isolate AdamAnt ecotype Samford, QLD, Australia chromosome 4, AdamAnt_v2, whole genome shotgun sequence:
- the DMAP1 gene encoding DNA methyltransferase 1-associated protein 1 isoform X2, with protein sequence MAKKKSKKSSETLTFKRPEGMHREVYALLYSDKKDAPPLLPSDTTQGYRTVKAKLGSKKVRPWKWMPFTNPARKDGAMFYHWRRAAEEGKDYPFARFNKAVQVPVYSEQEYQLYLHDDAWTKAETDHLFDLSRRFDLRFVVIHDRYDHQQFKKRSVEDLKERYYHICARLANVRAVPGTDLKVPVFDAGHERRRKEQLERLYNRTPEQVAEEEYLVQELRKIEARKKEREKRSQDLQKLITAADTTAEQRRTERKAPKKKLPQKKETEKPAVPETAGIKFPDFKSAGVTLRSQRMKLPSSVGQKKIKALEQMLLELGVELSPTPTEELVQMFNELRSDLVLLYELKQACANCEYELQMLRHRHEALARVGPLGAAPPPPPPPSTEPAALPGDGPGPELPKDSLIDVVGAPLTPNSRKRRESASSSSSVKKAKKP encoded by the exons ATGGCCAAG AAAAAGTCCAAGAAGTCGTCAGAGACGCTGACGTTCAAGAGGCCGGAGGGCATGCACCGAGAGGTCTACGCTCTGCTCTACTCAGACAAAAA GGATGCACCCCCCCTTCTCCCCAGCGATACAACCCAAGGCTATCGCACCGTGAAGGCCAAGCTGGGCTCCAAGAAGGTGCGGCCCTGGAAGTGGATGCCTTTCACCAACCCTGCCCGCAAGGACGGGGCCATGTTCTATCACTGGCGGCGCGCGGCCGAGGAGGGCAAGGACTATCCCTTTGCCAGATTCAATAAG GCAGTGCAAGTGCCAGTCTATTCAGAGCAGGAGTACCAGCTGTACCTCCATGATGACGCCTGGACCAAGGCAGAGACTGACCATCTCTTTGACCTGAGCCGTCGCTTCGACCTGCGCTTTGTGGTCATCCACGATCGCTATGACCACCAGCAGTTTAAG AAGCGGTCGGTGGAGGACCTGAAGGAGCGGTACTACCATATCTGTGCCCGGTTGGCCAATGTCCGGGCTGTGCCAGGCACCGACCTCAAGGTGCCCGTGTTTGATGCCGGGCATGAGCGGCGGCGGAAGGAGCAGCTGGAGAGGCTCTACAACCGCACCCCTGAGCAG GTGGCTGAGGAGGAGTACCTGGTCCAGGAGCTCCGCAAGATTGAAGCGCGCAAGAAGGAGCGCGAGAAGCGCAGCCAAGACCTGCAGAAGCTCATCACGGCGGCCGACACCACGGCGGAGCAGCGGCGCACCGAGCGCAAGGCCCCCAAGAAGAAGCTGCCACAGAAGAAGGAGACGGAGAAACCG GCTGTCCCAGAGACAGCTGGCATCAAGTTTCCCGACTTCAAGTCCGCGGGAGTCACGCTTCGCAGTCAGAGG ATGAAGCTTCCGAGCTCTGTGGGCCAGAAGAAGATCAAGGCTTTGGAGCAGATGCTTCTGGAGCTGGGAGTGG AGCTGAGCCCCACGCCCACGGAGGAGCTGGTGCAGATGTTCAACGAGCTGCGGAGCGACCTGGTGCTGCTGTACGAGCTGAAGCAGGCCTGCGCCAACTGCGAGTACGAGCTGCAGATGCTGCGCCACCGCCACGAGGCCCTGGCCCGTGTGGGGCCCCTGGGCGCCgcgcccccgcccccacccccgcCCAGCACGGAGCCCGCCGCTCTGCCGGGAGATGGGCCCGGCCCCGAGCTGCCCAAGGACTCGCTCATCGACGTCGTCGGCGCCCCGCTCACGCCCAACTCG AGGAAGCGGCGGGAATCGGCCTCGAGCTCCTCGTCGGTGAAGAAGGCCAAGAAGCCGTGA
- the DMAP1 gene encoding DNA methyltransferase 1-associated protein 1 isoform X1, which yields MATGADVRDILELGGPEGDAPGPISKKDIINPDKKKSKKSSETLTFKRPEGMHREVYALLYSDKKDAPPLLPSDTTQGYRTVKAKLGSKKVRPWKWMPFTNPARKDGAMFYHWRRAAEEGKDYPFARFNKAVQVPVYSEQEYQLYLHDDAWTKAETDHLFDLSRRFDLRFVVIHDRYDHQQFKKRSVEDLKERYYHICARLANVRAVPGTDLKVPVFDAGHERRRKEQLERLYNRTPEQVAEEEYLVQELRKIEARKKEREKRSQDLQKLITAADTTAEQRRTERKAPKKKLPQKKETEKPAVPETAGIKFPDFKSAGVTLRSQRMKLPSSVGQKKIKALEQMLLELGVELSPTPTEELVQMFNELRSDLVLLYELKQACANCEYELQMLRHRHEALARVGPLGAAPPPPPPPSTEPAALPGDGPGPELPKDSLIDVVGAPLTPNSRKRRESASSSSSVKKAKKP from the exons ATGGCGACAGGTGCCGACGTTCGCGACATTCTGGAGTTGGGCGGGCCCGAGGGCGACGCGCCGGGGCCCATCAGCAAGAAGGACATCATCAACCCGGACAAG AAAAAGTCCAAGAAGTCGTCAGAGACGCTGACGTTCAAGAGGCCGGAGGGCATGCACCGAGAGGTCTACGCTCTGCTCTACTCAGACAAAAA GGATGCACCCCCCCTTCTCCCCAGCGATACAACCCAAGGCTATCGCACCGTGAAGGCCAAGCTGGGCTCCAAGAAGGTGCGGCCCTGGAAGTGGATGCCTTTCACCAACCCTGCCCGCAAGGACGGGGCCATGTTCTATCACTGGCGGCGCGCGGCCGAGGAGGGCAAGGACTATCCCTTTGCCAGATTCAATAAG GCAGTGCAAGTGCCAGTCTATTCAGAGCAGGAGTACCAGCTGTACCTCCATGATGACGCCTGGACCAAGGCAGAGACTGACCATCTCTTTGACCTGAGCCGTCGCTTCGACCTGCGCTTTGTGGTCATCCACGATCGCTATGACCACCAGCAGTTTAAG AAGCGGTCGGTGGAGGACCTGAAGGAGCGGTACTACCATATCTGTGCCCGGTTGGCCAATGTCCGGGCTGTGCCAGGCACCGACCTCAAGGTGCCCGTGTTTGATGCCGGGCATGAGCGGCGGCGGAAGGAGCAGCTGGAGAGGCTCTACAACCGCACCCCTGAGCAG GTGGCTGAGGAGGAGTACCTGGTCCAGGAGCTCCGCAAGATTGAAGCGCGCAAGAAGGAGCGCGAGAAGCGCAGCCAAGACCTGCAGAAGCTCATCACGGCGGCCGACACCACGGCGGAGCAGCGGCGCACCGAGCGCAAGGCCCCCAAGAAGAAGCTGCCACAGAAGAAGGAGACGGAGAAACCG GCTGTCCCAGAGACAGCTGGCATCAAGTTTCCCGACTTCAAGTCCGCGGGAGTCACGCTTCGCAGTCAGAGG ATGAAGCTTCCGAGCTCTGTGGGCCAGAAGAAGATCAAGGCTTTGGAGCAGATGCTTCTGGAGCTGGGAGTGG AGCTGAGCCCCACGCCCACGGAGGAGCTGGTGCAGATGTTCAACGAGCTGCGGAGCGACCTGGTGCTGCTGTACGAGCTGAAGCAGGCCTGCGCCAACTGCGAGTACGAGCTGCAGATGCTGCGCCACCGCCACGAGGCCCTGGCCCGTGTGGGGCCCCTGGGCGCCgcgcccccgcccccacccccgcCCAGCACGGAGCCCGCCGCTCTGCCGGGAGATGGGCCCGGCCCCGAGCTGCCCAAGGACTCGCTCATCGACGTCGTCGGCGCCCCGCTCACGCCCAACTCG AGGAAGCGGCGGGAATCGGCCTCGAGCTCCTCGTCGGTGAAGAAGGCCAAGAAGCCGTGA